A window of Sutcliffiella cohnii contains these coding sequences:
- a CDS encoding ABC transporter permease, whose product MWYQLFSNNELLFKFMLKRNRYRMVIWILSFLLISIATAGSFEGLYKSDVERQAIAETMKNPAMIAMVGPGYGLDNYTTGAMMAHQMLLFTAIVVAIMSILFVTSLTRSEEEDGQLELLRSLPVGRLANLLATFKLMIILNCLLAIIIGVGLTSLNISSMDAQGSFLYGASLGATGLIFSAITALMAQLSQTSRGTLTLSFMLLGFGYLIRAIGDVSNSLLSNVSPLGWILSTEVYVQNNWTPIFWTILLAVLLSLISLYLQAIRDVGSSFLRTKSGKKNASPLLLSTLGLAFTLQRTSIIAWSIAMLLLGLSYGSVFGDLENFFGSNEMLSEMLAPIEGLSLTEQFLTMLMCIISLICTVPPVMFFLKLKGEEKKNRIDHLLSKAVSRNQLLFSYVFISILSSVMLLLLSILGLFFASSLVMEEPIQIVVLLKSGMVYLPSVWLMISITIFIYGFKPQLTAVIWIYLGYSFFVVYLGGLLQLPEWMSMLSPFGHIPQFPVENIHIAPLMTLFLISLIVTFFGARAFRIRDISV is encoded by the coding sequence GTGTGGTATCAGCTATTTTCTAATAATGAATTACTTTTTAAGTTTATGTTAAAACGTAATCGATATCGGATGGTAATATGGATACTCTCTTTTTTACTAATATCGATTGCTACAGCTGGTTCATTCGAAGGTCTATATAAGTCGGATGTGGAAAGGCAAGCGATTGCGGAAACAATGAAAAACCCTGCAATGATAGCGATGGTTGGTCCTGGTTACGGATTAGATAATTACACAACCGGTGCGATGATGGCACATCAAATGTTGTTATTTACTGCTATAGTAGTGGCAATTATGAGCATATTATTTGTAACGAGTCTTACGAGATCGGAAGAAGAAGATGGTCAACTTGAATTGTTAAGATCATTGCCCGTTGGACGTTTAGCGAATTTACTTGCAACATTTAAATTAATGATTATTCTAAATTGCTTGCTTGCTATTATTATCGGAGTTGGTTTAACGTCTTTAAATATATCTAGTATGGACGCACAAGGATCTTTTCTTTATGGTGCAAGTTTAGGGGCGACAGGTCTCATTTTTTCAGCCATTACAGCATTAATGGCACAACTCTCTCAAACTAGTAGAGGAACACTCACGCTATCATTTATGCTGTTAGGTTTCGGATATCTAATAAGAGCGATTGGTGATGTTAGTAACTCATTACTTTCAAACGTTTCTCCATTAGGCTGGATTTTATCTACTGAAGTTTATGTGCAAAACAATTGGACACCCATATTTTGGACGATTTTATTAGCGGTTTTACTAAGCCTAATATCTTTATATTTACAAGCAATACGAGATGTTGGCTCTAGTTTTCTCCGAACTAAATCCGGAAAAAAGAATGCTTCTCCTTTGTTACTATCAACTCTAGGTTTAGCATTTACACTTCAACGAACAAGTATTATTGCTTGGTCCATTGCAATGTTATTGTTAGGGTTATCGTACGGTTCTGTTTTTGGTGATCTTGAAAATTTTTTCGGAAGTAATGAAATGCTTTCTGAAATGCTAGCTCCGATAGAAGGATTATCATTAACGGAGCAATTCTTAACGATGTTAATGTGTATTATCTCTTTAATTTGTACAGTTCCACCCGTGATGTTCTTTTTAAAGTTAAAGGGAGAAGAAAAAAAGAACCGAATTGATCATCTATTATCTAAAGCAGTTTCACGGAATCAATTATTATTTTCGTATGTATTCATATCCATACTAAGTAGTGTAATGTTGTTATTACTATCTATATTAGGATTATTTTTCGCTAGTAGTTTAGTAATGGAGGAGCCTATACAAATCGTTGTTTTACTAAAATCAGGAATGGTATATTTACCATCAGTGTGGCTAATGATTAGTATTACTATTTTTATATATGGATTTAAACCTCAACTTACAGCGGTTATTTGGATCTACTTAGGCTATTCATTTTTTGTCGTATATTTAGGAGGACTATTGCAATTGCCAGAATGGATGAGTATGTTAAGTCCTTTCGGTCATATTCCACAGTTTCCGGTCGAGAATATTCATATTGCACCATTAATGACTTTATTCCTAATTAGTCTTATAGTCACTTTTTTTGGTGCGAGAGCCTTTAGAATAAGAGATATTTCTGTGTAA
- a CDS encoding NEW3 domain-containing protein, whose protein sequence is MLRRKLLLSLMAVILLLPLVFTESVKTMAVKNGNHDVDLWKVVTPLTTTTSFLNTGAHPDDERSHLLAYLSLGKGVRTGSLIANRGEGGQNEIGSELGNGLGIIRSEELIEASDVTNVDLIMLSEDISDPIYDFGFSKSTEETLHEWGEEIAYERLIRKIREYRPEIVFPSFLDVDSQHGHHRAINVLTERAFEDAADPTVFPEHLEEGLTPWQIKKLYFPAQSNSNATVSIEVGNEIDDVYGKTYAQLGEDSRYLHKSQGMGREVPVAPLYVHLDLVKSVHPIPDKEETIFDSLDFSFTEVAERLERSDNQIKGVLKNVQSALDAVVKSYPSREEVLVNAHGAIGEVKKAIVKVEKSNISKELKKDILFKLNVKQKQLVEVSKIASSLNIDVTVDNSTLVRGATTPVELNVTNDGKVTLNNVELSLLIPEGWTVRGEVEKITLKPNESVTKTFEVTVNDDEKFYHPYEDAIILANVQYEVKKESASFTVTPKNTVAVLPDVAVALNPVQIAINQLDIPEEIEVEMTLTNYVDGPSVATPLLEVPSGWEVSVSQDSVHFEEQGQTETVIFTVNPNNIAPETFEVLGKVLVDNKEFSTTVQTINYDHIRTQYYLYNAKSAGISFELTIPDGIKVGYIESGFDQIADYLINIGMDITKLSNEEIASGDLAQYDSIALGIRAYRREGLPQLNSRLLDYVNNGGHLVVQYHTPNDSYHGENHPPYPLTIGTPSIRWRVTDQNAQVEIKDPEHPLFNHPNSLNESDWENWVQERALYFPSEWDERYETFISMADPGEEPFESGILMAEYGEGTYLYTNLVWYRQIQGQVAGGYRIFTNLISYPLFKD, encoded by the coding sequence ATGTTAAGAAGAAAGCTTTTGTTAAGTCTAATGGCAGTAATTTTACTATTACCGCTCGTATTTACTGAAAGTGTAAAAACGATGGCAGTTAAAAACGGGAATCATGATGTAGATTTATGGAAAGTGGTAACACCGTTAACGACAACAACAAGTTTTCTAAATACAGGTGCTCATCCAGATGATGAACGTAGTCATTTATTAGCCTATTTATCCCTAGGTAAAGGTGTAAGAACTGGAAGCCTTATCGCAAATAGGGGTGAAGGTGGTCAAAATGAAATTGGTTCTGAGTTAGGTAATGGATTAGGAATTATTCGTTCTGAGGAATTAATAGAAGCATCAGATGTAACGAATGTAGACTTAATTATGCTAAGTGAAGACATTAGTGACCCTATCTATGATTTCGGTTTTTCTAAATCAACAGAAGAAACGTTACATGAATGGGGAGAAGAAATAGCGTACGAAAGATTAATTAGAAAAATTAGAGAATATCGACCGGAAATTGTATTCCCATCATTTTTAGATGTTGATTCTCAACACGGTCACCATCGTGCAATAAATGTTTTAACAGAAAGAGCTTTTGAAGATGCAGCAGATCCTACCGTATTTCCAGAACATTTAGAAGAAGGATTAACTCCTTGGCAAATAAAAAAATTATACTTTCCTGCCCAATCTAACAGTAATGCTACAGTTTCCATTGAAGTAGGAAATGAAATTGATGATGTTTATGGGAAAACTTATGCGCAACTAGGGGAAGATTCTCGTTATCTTCATAAAAGTCAAGGTATGGGAAGAGAAGTACCTGTTGCTCCACTTTACGTGCATTTAGATTTAGTTAAGTCTGTCCATCCAATTCCAGACAAAGAAGAAACGATTTTTGATAGCCTCGACTTTAGTTTCACAGAAGTAGCAGAAAGATTAGAAAGAAGCGATAATCAAATAAAAGGTGTACTTAAAAATGTACAAAGTGCACTAGATGCAGTAGTTAAAAGTTACCCATCTCGTGAAGAAGTACTAGTAAATGCACACGGGGCTATAGGTGAAGTAAAAAAAGCAATTGTTAAAGTAGAAAAAAGTAATATTTCAAAAGAGTTAAAGAAAGATATACTATTTAAACTTAATGTTAAACAAAAGCAGTTAGTAGAAGTGAGTAAAATAGCATCTTCGTTGAATATTGATGTAACGGTTGATAATTCTACTTTAGTTAGAGGAGCTACAACTCCAGTTGAACTAAACGTTACTAATGATGGTAAAGTTACGTTAAATAATGTTGAACTTTCTCTTCTTATTCCAGAAGGTTGGACAGTTAGAGGAGAAGTAGAAAAGATAACTTTAAAACCTAATGAGTCTGTTACAAAAACATTTGAAGTGACAGTTAATGACGATGAAAAATTCTACCATCCATATGAAGATGCGATTATTTTAGCAAACGTTCAGTATGAGGTTAAAAAAGAAAGCGCTTCATTTACTGTAACACCTAAAAATACAGTTGCTGTTTTACCAGACGTAGCTGTAGCATTAAATCCAGTTCAAATTGCAATTAATCAACTGGATATTCCAGAAGAAATAGAAGTAGAAATGACATTAACTAATTATGTTGATGGCCCGTCTGTAGCAACTCCTTTACTAGAAGTGCCAAGCGGATGGGAAGTATCTGTTTCCCAAGATTCGGTGCATTTTGAAGAGCAAGGACAAACAGAAACGGTAATTTTTACTGTTAATCCGAATAATATTGCACCAGAAACATTTGAAGTGTTAGGTAAAGTACTAGTAGATAATAAAGAGTTTTCTACAACTGTTCAAACAATAAATTATGACCATATTCGTACTCAGTATTACTTGTATAACGCAAAATCCGCAGGTATTTCATTTGAATTAACTATTCCTGATGGGATAAAGGTCGGGTATATCGAAAGTGGTTTTGATCAAATTGCCGATTACTTAATTAATATTGGAATGGATATAACAAAACTATCAAATGAAGAAATTGCAAGTGGAGATTTAGCTCAATATGATTCTATCGCTTTAGGAATTAGAGCATATAGAAGAGAAGGGTTACCACAATTAAATAGCCGTCTATTAGACTATGTAAATAATGGTGGACACTTAGTTGTACAGTATCATACACCTAATGATAGTTATCATGGAGAAAACCATCCTCCGTATCCACTTACGATAGGTACACCATCTATTCGTTGGAGAGTTACAGATCAAAATGCTCAAGTTGAAATTAAAGACCCAGAACATCCACTTTTTAACCATCCAAATAGCCTAAATGAATCTGATTGGGAAAATTGGGTACAGGAAAGAGCGCTATATTTTCCGAGTGAATGGGATGAGCGTTACGAAACATTTATAAGTATGGCTGATCCTGGTGAAGAACCTTTTGAAAGTGGAATTTTAATGGCTGAATATGGCGAGGGTACTTATTTATATACGAATTTAGTATGGTATCGCCAAATTCAAGGGCAAGTTGCAGGTGGGTATCGCATCTTTACAAACTTAATTAGTTACCCGTTATTTAAAGACTAA
- a CDS encoding ROK family transcriptional regulator, which yields MKQSRSNTPNYLKYLNKKKILQFIRDNDQISRAEISVNLSISKPTVSLIVDELLQEGWIFERESNESSALGGRKPINLFFNKNAYFLIGIDIGGTNVEVGIVNLTGELIAKGQLLTQAALKKDFINEICTTVYSLLEKNNIGSEFVMAVGVGAPGITDSNQGIVIDAPSLGWINYPLKHKLEEKIEFPVYVDNDVNIAVLGEQWKGQASNKDHVILITLGTGVGCGIIVNGQLYRGSAFAAGEIGYMVTDKNEAKEEYDHIFQGYGFLDSHVGGPSIVKRMEMHLQNVTYDHPLKGEKLTAKKIFHYAINNDPLSLQVVNETLEHIAFALVNVICIFNPQCVVIGGGISKSGKWFLPKVQSIIEKHLPIRTDIFVSELEGLSLIGAGALVLREHESLLKEKGVI from the coding sequence ATGAAACAATCGAGAAGTAACACTCCAAATTACTTAAAATATTTAAACAAAAAGAAAATTTTACAGTTTATTAGAGATAATGACCAAATTTCAAGAGCAGAAATTTCCGTCAACCTCTCCATCAGTAAGCCTACTGTATCTTTAATAGTAGATGAATTATTACAAGAAGGATGGATTTTTGAAAGGGAGAGTAATGAATCTAGTGCACTAGGTGGACGTAAACCAATTAATCTATTTTTTAATAAAAATGCATATTTTCTAATAGGAATAGATATTGGAGGTACAAATGTTGAAGTTGGGATCGTTAATCTCACTGGGGAACTTATCGCAAAAGGTCAATTATTAACGCAAGCAGCGCTAAAGAAAGATTTCATTAATGAAATTTGTACAACAGTTTATTCTCTATTGGAGAAAAATAATATTGGTAGTGAATTTGTCATGGCTGTCGGAGTAGGTGCACCAGGTATAACTGATTCTAATCAAGGAATTGTGATAGATGCACCAAGTTTAGGATGGATCAATTATCCACTTAAACATAAGCTAGAAGAAAAAATCGAATTCCCAGTCTATGTTGATAATGATGTTAATATAGCTGTATTAGGCGAACAATGGAAAGGGCAAGCGAGTAATAAAGATCATGTTATATTAATAACGCTTGGAACAGGAGTAGGCTGTGGGATAATTGTAAATGGTCAATTATATCGCGGTTCAGCATTTGCTGCAGGTGAAATTGGTTATATGGTTACAGATAAAAATGAAGCAAAGGAAGAGTATGACCATATTTTTCAAGGTTATGGTTTTTTAGATAGTCATGTTGGTGGACCGTCGATTGTAAAAAGAATGGAAATGCATTTACAAAACGTCACCTATGATCATCCATTAAAGGGAGAAAAGTTAACTGCAAAAAAAATATTCCACTATGCAATTAATAACGATCCTCTTAGTCTACAAGTTGTAAATGAAACGCTTGAACATATAGCCTTTGCATTAGTAAATGTCATATGTATATTTAACCCTCAATGTGTCGTAATCGGTGGGGGAATATCGAAATCGGGGAAATGGTTTCTACCAAAAGTCCAATCAATAATTGAAAAACATCTTCCCATTCGAACAGATATTTTCGTTTCAGAATTAGAAGGTTTGTCATTAATAGGTGCAGGAGCATTAGTTTTACGTGAGCATGAATCATTACTTAAAGAAAAAGGAGTAATTTAG
- the argH gene encoding argininosuccinate lyase gives MTQRSKIYIDATLGPTYSFTKKHYYHHIMEINLAHVLMLRDQNIIEQEHASSILEATHKLYKQGYEKKYDSNFEDLFFMLEDDLSKVIGPELVGNMHIAFSRNDMDTTMFRMFWRERIVEWMNTINLLRNELLRLVAEHKTTIMTAHTHNQQAQPTTLSHYLMAVVHNLQRDVQRGQELYNRVNRSPMGAAALSTTGYNIDRENISKRLGFDSPLSNSYDAISASDFMIELKSVLSISLSTLSRFVNDLIFMTTNEVNTLRLHDMHVQTSSIMPQKRNPSALEHTRASISKAIGSLENTIFLAHNVPLGDIVDIGDDIQPPLYTGYITSVEVVEILTEILHHCTFNKELLLENAQRGFATVTEISDVIVRNYSIPFRSAHGIVSTFVKDLVKEGLDLTNGSASKINNIAKNSFQILLNLTEEEYQSAICVRNFVNVRNILGGPSLKAIEFQYEEAVKSLKNDNYWLNEKQKQFFDYKQRLTEDVVSCIKK, from the coding sequence ATGACCCAACGCTCAAAAATATATATAGACGCTACTTTAGGCCCAACATATTCATTTACTAAAAAACATTACTATCATCATATAATGGAAATAAACTTAGCTCATGTGTTAATGCTAAGAGATCAAAACATTATCGAGCAAGAGCATGCGAGTTCCATTTTAGAAGCAACTCATAAATTATATAAACAAGGCTACGAAAAAAAATACGATAGTAATTTTGAAGATCTGTTTTTTATGCTAGAAGATGATCTCAGTAAAGTGATTGGTCCTGAACTTGTCGGGAATATGCACATTGCATTTAGTCGAAATGATATGGACACAACGATGTTTCGAATGTTCTGGCGAGAAAGAATCGTGGAATGGATGAATACAATTAACTTATTAAGGAACGAGCTATTACGTTTAGTAGCCGAACACAAAACAACAATAATGACAGCACATACACATAACCAACAAGCACAACCTACTACTTTATCACACTATTTAATGGCAGTCGTACATAACTTACAACGAGACGTACAAAGAGGGCAAGAACTTTACAATAGAGTGAATCGTTCCCCAATGGGAGCAGCAGCACTTTCTACAACAGGCTATAACATTGATCGCGAAAATATTAGTAAAAGATTAGGCTTTGATTCACCACTGTCTAACTCCTATGATGCAATTTCAGCTTCGGATTTTATGATAGAACTAAAAAGTGTACTTTCAATTTCGTTATCTACTCTATCACGCTTTGTAAATGACCTAATTTTCATGACAACGAACGAAGTGAATACTTTGAGATTACACGATATGCATGTTCAAACATCAAGTATTATGCCTCAAAAAAGAAACCCATCTGCGTTAGAACATACAAGGGCTTCCATTAGTAAAGCAATAGGCAGCCTTGAAAACACTATATTTCTTGCCCATAACGTTCCATTGGGTGATATTGTCGACATAGGTGATGATATTCAACCACCATTATATACAGGCTATATAACCTCCGTAGAAGTAGTGGAAATTCTTACAGAAATTTTACATCATTGTACTTTTAATAAAGAACTTTTATTAGAAAATGCACAAAGAGGCTTTGCTACGGTAACAGAAATTTCCGATGTAATAGTACGAAACTACAGTATCCCATTCCGTTCGGCACATGGAATTGTAAGTACATTTGTAAAAGATTTAGTAAAAGAAGGTTTAGATTTAACAAATGGAAGCGCTTCTAAAATTAATAACATAGCGAAAAATAGCTTTCAAATATTACTAAATTTAACAGAAGAAGAATACCAATCAGCCATTTGCGTACGAAATTTCGTGAATGTGCGAAATATACTTGGTGGTCCGTCGTTAAAAGCAATAGAGTTTCAATATGAAGAAGCTGTTAAGTCATTAAAGAACGACAACTATTGGTTAAATGAAAAACAAAAACAATTTTTTGACTATAAACAGAGATTAACTGAAGATGTTGTTTCATGTATTAAAAAATAA
- a CDS encoding extracellular solute-binding protein, producing MKKAFLFVLFFALSMFIVACSGDKETAGEKDGDIVEIEYWQYHFDSKVKLVDELIKEFEEANPGIKVKHTTFPYDQFNERVAAQVPAGRGPDVINLFYGWVPRYVDSGYLQPLPKEAFPHETIESEFFPMVESVKLDGEYWTIPTAVRTIALFYNKDLFEEAGLDPNSPPATWDELVDYSIKLTKRDSNGRLAQAGMAWEPSQQGHHWFRDALLYQAGGQGLSEDRKTIQWNQTNAGLEAFKYWLNFVTEHEVGERNFYTDDVTAFKTGNAAMNIDGSFRIGTLQNDTPDLNYAIAPLPSKDGNKATQASFWSNGITSKVEGAKLDASVKFLQFLTSEDVMERWLDEIGELPAKQSVALQDKYLNHELYGAFIEQLPYANAHFFVDESRERDLVIQAVDRVLLQGVSPEDAYKELVESTQALFDEYWSKR from the coding sequence ATGAAAAAAGCATTTTTATTCGTATTATTTTTTGCTTTAAGTATGTTTATCGTTGCCTGTAGTGGTGACAAAGAGACTGCTGGCGAAAAAGATGGTGACATTGTAGAAATTGAGTATTGGCAATATCATTTTGATTCTAAAGTAAAATTAGTTGATGAATTAATAAAAGAATTTGAAGAAGCAAACCCAGGTATTAAAGTAAAGCATACAACATTTCCATATGACCAATTTAATGAGCGCGTAGCAGCACAAGTACCTGCTGGCCGTGGTCCAGATGTTATTAATTTATTTTACGGATGGGTACCAAGATATGTTGACTCAGGTTACTTACAACCATTACCTAAGGAAGCATTTCCACATGAAACGATTGAATCTGAATTCTTCCCTATGGTTGAATCAGTGAAATTAGATGGAGAGTACTGGACAATACCTACTGCTGTAAGAACAATCGCGTTATTTTATAACAAAGATCTGTTCGAAGAAGCGGGATTAGATCCAAATAGTCCACCTGCAACTTGGGATGAGCTTGTAGATTATTCTATTAAACTTACAAAAAGAGATAGTAACGGTCGTTTAGCGCAAGCTGGTATGGCTTGGGAACCTAGTCAACAAGGACACCATTGGTTTAGAGATGCTCTTCTTTACCAAGCTGGCGGGCAAGGACTAAGTGAAGATCGAAAAACAATCCAATGGAATCAAACAAATGCTGGTTTAGAGGCATTTAAATATTGGTTAAATTTCGTAACAGAACATGAAGTAGGGGAACGAAATTTTTACACTGATGATGTGACAGCATTTAAAACTGGGAATGCTGCGATGAATATTGATGGTTCTTTCCGTATAGGAACATTACAAAATGATACACCTGACTTAAACTACGCGATTGCACCACTACCTTCCAAGGATGGTAATAAAGCAACACAAGCATCGTTTTGGAGTAATGGAATCACTTCCAAGGTAGAAGGGGCAAAACTTGATGCATCTGTTAAGTTTTTGCAGTTTTTAACTAGTGAAGATGTAATGGAAAGATGGTTAGATGAAATTGGAGAATTACCAGCAAAACAGAGTGTAGCGCTACAAGATAAATATTTAAATCATGAATTATATGGTGCTTTTATTGAGCAACTTCCATATGCTAATGCCCATTTCTTTGTAGATGAAAGTCGAGAAAGAGACCTTGTTATTCAAGCAGTCGACAGAGTTTTACTTCAAGGTGTATCTCCAGAAGATGCATATAAAGAATTAGTAGAGTCAACACAAGCACTATTTGATGAATACTGGTCTAAACGGTAA
- a CDS encoding carbohydrate ABC transporter permease: protein MAEPSLDTHKSPKIKRNGPSLTLKQSKYLFVYLCLLLPLIFYICIRIAPTLYTFNIGFREWNILSPEKPFVGFDNYVTLANDPIFKKSLWNTVIFIVFGVSGQVLIGLLIALLLQRINKFVGVFRVIYFIPYVTSIVAVSWVFRWLFMNNGIINEFLVNLGIPPQLFLNSPDQAIYIIIGTMIWQGLGFQMVIFLAGLENIPKMFYEAAEVDGANSWNKFKSITLPLLNPTIVFSVVIGSINFIQVSFTQVVNMSVDSAGGPLHSTISIVVYIYQLAFRQYSMGLASAATVILFLFILALTIFQMKVLSKKFDY from the coding sequence ATGGCAGAACCATCATTGGATACACACAAATCACCCAAAATTAAAAGGAATGGACCTAGCTTAACGCTAAAGCAAAGTAAATATTTATTTGTTTACCTTTGCTTATTGCTTCCACTAATTTTCTATATTTGTATAAGAATAGCCCCGACATTATACACGTTTAATATAGGATTTAGAGAATGGAATATATTATCTCCAGAAAAGCCTTTTGTAGGATTCGATAATTATGTAACACTAGCGAATGATCCTATTTTCAAAAAATCTTTGTGGAACACAGTAATTTTTATTGTATTTGGTGTTTCTGGTCAAGTATTAATCGGTTTACTTATTGCTCTATTGTTACAACGTATTAATAAGTTTGTCGGTGTATTTAGAGTTATATATTTTATCCCTTATGTAACGAGTATTGTGGCTGTTAGTTGGGTTTTCCGTTGGCTTTTTATGAATAATGGTATTATTAATGAATTTTTAGTTAATTTAGGGATACCGCCACAACTATTTTTAAATTCCCCAGATCAGGCGATATATATCATTATTGGAACGATGATTTGGCAAGGGTTAGGCTTTCAAATGGTAATTTTTTTAGCTGGTTTAGAAAATATTCCTAAAATGTTTTATGAAGCTGCAGAAGTGGACGGGGCAAATAGCTGGAATAAATTTAAAAGCATAACATTGCCATTATTAAATCCAACCATTGTTTTCTCTGTTGTAATTGGTAGTATTAACTTTATTCAGGTTTCATTTACACAAGTAGTAAATATGAGTGTAGATAGTGCAGGGGGACCTTTACATTCCACGATTTCTATTGTTGTTTATATTTATCAATTAGCATTTAGACAATACAGTATGGGATTAGCATCAGCAGCAACTGTTATATTATTCCTATTCATTTTAGCCTTAACCATTTTCCAAATGAAAGTACTATCGAAGAAATTTGATTATTAA
- a CDS encoding carbohydrate ABC transporter permease: MDKKTKSFVVYTLLILGTIIMIFPFVWMVSTSLKSALDVYTLSIIPENPTLENYRRIFLDSLFGKWFLNSIIVATVTTISVVFFDSLVGYIIAKFKFIGKGIIFIAILSTLMVPTEMLIIPWYLMSSEFGWTDSYWGLLFPGLMTGFGVFLMKQFMESIPDDLLDAARIDGLGEFKIFIKVAIPQVWPAISALFIFSFLSNWNAFLWPLIVTDSSSLYTLPVGLSFFASGEFESRWELIMAGATITALPLILVFFLLQKHIIKGITLTGMK; the protein is encoded by the coding sequence ATGGATAAAAAAACAAAATCGTTCGTTGTATATACGCTATTAATTCTTGGGACTATAATCATGATTTTCCCATTCGTTTGGATGGTATCAACCTCCTTAAAATCTGCTTTAGACGTATACACACTTAGCATTATTCCTGAAAATCCTACTTTAGAAAACTACCGAAGAATTTTTTTGGATTCCTTATTTGGGAAGTGGTTTCTAAATAGTATTATAGTCGCAACTGTTACGACGATTAGTGTCGTATTCTTTGATTCGTTAGTAGGCTATATTATTGCTAAATTTAAATTTATAGGAAAAGGAATCATTTTTATAGCTATATTAAGTACTTTAATGGTACCGACAGAAATGTTAATAATTCCTTGGTATTTAATGAGTTCTGAATTTGGTTGGACAGATAGCTATTGGGGATTATTATTCCCTGGTTTAATGACTGGTTTTGGTGTGTTTTTAATGAAACAATTTATGGAGTCGATACCAGATGACCTTTTAGATGCGGCAAGAATTGATGGGCTCGGTGAATTTAAAATATTTATAAAGGTTGCGATCCCACAAGTATGGCCAGCAATTTCCGCATTGTTTATTTTTTCATTTTTGAGTAACTGGAACGCATTTTTATGGCCGCTTATTGTGACGGATTCTTCATCACTTTACACGTTACCAGTCGGATTATCTTTCTTTGCATCAGGTGAATTTGAATCTAGATGGGAGTTAATTATGGCTGGTGCAACAATAACGGCATTACCATTAATATTAGTGTTCTTCCTTTTACAAAAACATATAATAAAAGGGATTACATTGACTGGGATGAAATAA